A segment of the Streptomyces pactum genome:
TGGTGATCGCGACGCCCCTGGGCGCGGCACTCGGCGGGCCCCTGGTCGGCGCGTTCGGGGCGGCGGGCACGATCCGGCTGTCCGGCCTGACCACCGTCGGCCTCGCCGTCCTGGGCGCACTGCTGATCTGGCTGGTACGGCCGCGCCCGGACCGCGGGAAGCCGCAGCCGGTCTCCGGCAGGCGGCACGCCGATCGGACCTGAGCAGCCCGCGACGGGCCGCCCGGCCCCGCGCGGGCAGCGCACCGGCGCCGGGACCCCGACGCCGTCATGCTCGGCGCCGCGGACCTGCCCGGCGCCAGGGACAAGGAGCGGTGATGAAACTCGGACAGGACGAGATGCGAAGCCGGTTCGAGCGGGAGCGGTCCGTCCGGCTGGCCACGGTCGACGAACGCGGCGGCGCCCATGTGGTGCCCGTCATCTTCGTGGTCGACGGCGACATCCTCTACTCACCGACCGACAGGCCGAAGAACGGCGCGCCGCGGCCCAAGCGGCTGCGCAACCTGGACCACGACCAGCGGGTCACGGTCCTGGCCGACCTCTACGACGACGACTGGCTGAAGGCGTGGTGGGTACGGCTGCGCGGCACCGGCCGGGTGGTCGGCGAGAGCCCGGAGCGCACGCGTGCGCTGGGCCTGCTGGACCGGAAGTACGGGCAGTTCGACGGCCCCCGCTACCTCAGGGACGGCGGACCGGTGCTGGCGGTGGACATCAAGGACTGGCTCGGCTGGGCGTTCAGCGACCGCCCCGCGCAAACGGACCGGCCGCGGCCGTGGCACGAGCGGTTGCGGCGGCGCCCCCGGTGACCGGCCTGTGGCCGGTTCCACCCGTCCTTGACCGGGGTTGGAGACGTCCTTGCCATGCTGCCAGCACTACCCAGCCCGGCACACACGGCAGTCCCCGTCATCCCGGTACGCGACCTGGGCGCGGGTCTGTCTGCCACCTTCCGAAAGGACGAACATGGGATCAGTCGAGGTTCCGGTTCTGATCGTGGGCGGTGGCGGATGCGGTCTGTCCGCCTCCGTCTTCCTGTCCGACCAGGGCGTCGACCACCTGCTGGTGGAACGGCACCCGGACACGTCGAGGGTCCCCAAGGCGCACTACCTCAACCAGCGCACGATGGAGATCTTCCGCCAGCACTCGGTCGCCGACGACGTGCTCGCCGAGGCGGCGCCGCTGGAGAAGTTCGGCAAGGTGCGCTGGCAGACCACGCTCGCCGGCGACGGGCCGCTGGACCGGCGCCTGATCCACGAGATGGACGCCTTCGGCGGCGGTGAACTGCGCGAGACCTACGCGGCGGCCGGGCCCGTCCTGCCCGCCAAACTGCCGCAGATGTGGCTGGAGCCGATCCTGCGCCGGCACGCGCAGGACCGCAATCCCGGACGGATCCTCTTCCACCACGAGGTCACCTCCTTCTCCGACGAGGGCGACCACGTCGTCGCCGAGGTACGCGACCTCGACACCGGAGAGATCACCACGGTCACGTCGCAGTACCTCATCGGGGCGGACGGCGGCCGCACGGTCGGAGCCGCGGTCGGCATCGAGATGCAGGGCCCGCCCGGGCTGGTCAACACCACCACCGCGTACTTCTCCGCCGATCTGTCCCCGTGGTGGGAGGAGGGCACGCTCATCACGCACTTCCTCAGCCCGCAGGACCCCGACCTGTCCAGCAACCTCATCGAGATGGGACCGAGCTGGGGCAAGGAGTGCGAGCAGTGGGGCCTGCACTTCGCCCCCGGCCCGCCCGGACGCTGGGACACCGAGACGGTCGTCCCCAGGATCCGTGAGCTGCTGCGCATCCCGGACCTGGAGGTGACGGTGCACAAGGTGACGGACTGGATCGTGCACGCCCACCTCGCCGACCGCTACCGGGTCGGCCGCGTGCTGATCGCCGGCGACGCCGCCCACCGCCAGCCCCCCGCCGTCGGTCTCGGCCTCAACACCGGCATCCAGGACGCGCACAACCTCGCCTGGAAGCTGGCCGCGGTACTCGGCGGCCGGGCCACCGACAACCTGATCGACACCTACGAGAGCGAACGCCGGCCCGTGGGCCGGGAGAACGTGGACTGGGCGGTGTCCGCCGCCGTCCACCACCAGGCGGTCATCGACGCCGTCGGCGTCGGTCACCACATCCCCGCCGGGCGCCGCGGGCAGCGTCTCGAGGCGTACTTCGACCCCTCACCGCTCGGCGACACCGTGCGGGCGCGCGCCCTGGAGATCTTCCACACCCACCGCGGGGGCTGCCAGTCCCTCGACATGGAGGTCGGCTTCCACTACGAGGACGGTGCGCTGGTCCCGGACGGCAGCCAGGCGCCGGCCCGCGTCCCCATGCGCGACGAGCACCGGCCGACGTCCCGCCCCGGGCACCGGCTGCCGCACGCCTGGATCACCCGCGAGGGCCGGCGCCTGTCCACGCTGGACACCACCGGCAGCACCGACTTCACGCTGATCACGGGCGCGCGGGGGACGCCGTGGCGCGAGGCGGCCGCGCGGGTGGCGCAGAAGTACTCGGTGCGGCTCCACACGGTGTGCATCGGCGCCGGCGGCGAGTACGCCGACGTGGACGGCGGCTGGCAGGCCGTCCGGGAGATCACCGACGCCGGCGCCCTCCTGGTCCGCCCCGACCAGCACGTCGCCTGGCGCAGCACGGGCGGCAGCGAGGACCCCGAGCAGGCCCTGGCGCAGGCGTTCGCCGCGGTCCTGGAGCGCTGAGACCACGACGGCACACGGAAGCGGCCGTGCCCCGAGACTTCGGGCACGGCCGCTTCCGCGTCGGCCGGGCGGCTCAGGCCCCGACCGCGACCGGGCCGGCCGCGTTCTGCTTCACCCAGGTCATGACCTGCTCGGCGGCCTGGCGCGCGGAGGCCATGCACACCCCGACGCCCACACCGTCGTACAGGGCGCCGCACACCGCGAGGCCGGGCTGGGCGGCCACCGTCTCCCGGATGCGCCGCACCCGCTCGAAGTGGCCGACGGTGTACTGCGGCAGGGCGTCCTGCCAGCGGCTGACCCGGGCCGCCACCGGGGCGCCCCGCACGCCGGTGGCCTCGGCCAGCTCGGCCGTCGCCAGCGCCACCAGGCCGGTGTCGTCGCGCTGCAGCAGGCCCTCCTCGCCGAACCGCCCGATCGAGCAGCGGACGATCTCCACCTCGCCGGCCAGGTGCGGCCACTTCACGGTGGTGAACGTGACCTCCTTGACCGCCCTGCCCTCCACCGCGGGCACCCGGTAGCCGGCGTAACCGCGGCCCGGCAGCCCGCCGGGGAACGCCG
Coding sequences within it:
- a CDS encoding pyridoxamine 5'-phosphate oxidase family protein, with protein sequence MKLGQDEMRSRFERERSVRLATVDERGGAHVVPVIFVVDGDILYSPTDRPKNGAPRPKRLRNLDHDQRVTVLADLYDDDWLKAWWVRLRGTGRVVGESPERTRALGLLDRKYGQFDGPRYLRDGGPVLAVDIKDWLGWAFSDRPAQTDRPRPWHERLRRRPR
- a CDS encoding FAD-dependent monooxygenase, with protein sequence MGSVEVPVLIVGGGGCGLSASVFLSDQGVDHLLVERHPDTSRVPKAHYLNQRTMEIFRQHSVADDVLAEAAPLEKFGKVRWQTTLAGDGPLDRRLIHEMDAFGGGELRETYAAAGPVLPAKLPQMWLEPILRRHAQDRNPGRILFHHEVTSFSDEGDHVVAEVRDLDTGEITTVTSQYLIGADGGRTVGAAVGIEMQGPPGLVNTTTAYFSADLSPWWEEGTLITHFLSPQDPDLSSNLIEMGPSWGKECEQWGLHFAPGPPGRWDTETVVPRIRELLRIPDLEVTVHKVTDWIVHAHLADRYRVGRVLIAGDAAHRQPPAVGLGLNTGIQDAHNLAWKLAAVLGGRATDNLIDTYESERRPVGRENVDWAVSAAVHHQAVIDAVGVGHHIPAGRRGQRLEAYFDPSPLGDTVRARALEIFHTHRGGCQSLDMEVGFHYEDGALVPDGSQAPARVPMRDEHRPTSRPGHRLPHAWITREGRRLSTLDTTGSTDFTLITGARGTPWREAAARVAQKYSVRLHTVCIGAGGEYADVDGGWQAVREITDAGALLVRPDQHVAWRSTGGSEDPEQALAQAFAAVLER